In Paenibacillus hexagrammi, the following are encoded in one genomic region:
- a CDS encoding VOC family protein, producing MSQDIWINLPVKDVEKSTAFFNEIGFLAESYGNERAKLAIGQTTILLFPDAAFEKFTGSKIADTSHSAEVIFSIGAGSREEVDTFIQKVEAAGGSIFGKPSETDGWMYGAGFADLDGHRWNLLYMDASKMPKRS from the coding sequence ATGTCACAGGATATTTGGATCAACCTGCCGGTCAAAGATGTCGAGAAATCTACTGCCTTTTTCAATGAGATTGGATTCCTTGCAGAGAGCTATGGTAACGAGAGAGCTAAGCTTGCCATAGGCCAAACGACGATTCTGCTGTTCCCAGATGCGGCTTTTGAGAAATTTACAGGTTCAAAAATCGCGGATACTTCCCATAGCGCTGAGGTCATATTTTCTATCGGGGCTGGAAGCAGAGAAGAGGTAGACACCTTTATTCAAAAGGTAGAGGCAGCTGGAGGAAGCATCTTTGGCAAGCCGAGCGAAACGGACGGCTGGATGTACGGCGCCGGTTTTGCCGATCTGGACGGCCATCGCTGGAACCTGCTGTACATGGATGCGAGCAAAATGCCGAAACGCTCATAA
- a CDS encoding response regulator transcription factor — MAQILIVDEDESAQGYIKHTLMEEGFGVLCASHGKEALAMLERAQADLIILDVMLPQTDGWQLVRELRRIVSAPILILTARGEYEDIIRGFQLGSDDYLTKPFHPGELVMRVRALLKRYRIAASARIEVGDLMIDRSMHEVRIGQVSMCLPLKEFQLLFTLASYPGQILTRGQIIEQVWGVNYAGDERTVDVHIKRLRSRIGAMSSRIALTTVRGLGYRLDVTGPGTA, encoded by the coding sequence ATGGCGCAAATACTGATCGTGGATGAAGATGAGTCGGCACAAGGCTATATCAAGCATACATTAATGGAAGAGGGCTTTGGTGTGCTGTGCGCATCTCATGGCAAGGAGGCGCTGGCTATGCTGGAGCGGGCGCAGGCCGATCTGATTATTCTGGACGTCATGCTGCCGCAAACAGACGGCTGGCAGTTGGTTCGCGAGCTTAGGAGGATTGTGAGTGCCCCGATACTGATTTTGACGGCGAGGGGGGAATATGAGGATATTATTCGCGGCTTTCAGCTGGGTTCGGATGATTATTTGACCAAGCCTTTTCACCCGGGAGAGCTGGTCATGAGAGTGAGAGCGCTGCTGAAGCGCTACCGGATTGCAGCTTCTGCAAGAATTGAAGTTGGGGATTTGATGATAGACCGCTCCATGCATGAGGTTCGTATCGGCCAAGTCAGTATGTGCCTCCCGCTCAAGGAGTTCCAGCTATTATTCACGCTGGCCAGCTATCCGGGCCAAATCCTGACAAGGGGTCAGATTATCGAGCAAGTATGGGGTGTCAATTATGCCGGGGACGAGCGTACGGTAGATGTCCATATCAAAAGGCTGCGCAGCCGAATCGGAGCCATGAGCAGCCGTATCGCGCTGACGACGGTCCGCGGGCTAGGTTACCGCTTGGATGTGACAGGCCCTGGGACAGCATGA
- a CDS encoding efflux RND transporter periplasmic adaptor subunit — MKVRNKKRWIIVVLAALLCGSGTYYYVHTSAKPAATTTQQTAMKVTKGSISSTISGTSQLQAQNMQNIVIPVDGMIKTMNLTKNQAVKKGDVLVELSVPSTETNLKEAQVSLDQMQKDLAELESEQNHMTVSAPISGKLTLSSNLDAGSQVSKTTKIGTVSDTSEYKVKLPFTLQEAVQLKKGDSVELSVDGYLLSKVGTVDSIGREVTADANGNKIVNVEVHVKNDGTLSEGMKVKGSIGSGDDKTESTDQAALEYIRTSAVFADASGTIKTMKFKDGDTVKQGDLIASLFNDDLQDEIISKEASIESQKIKVDDAQQKVDQLTITAPFDGIFSADFANSKTNVLNSYPVGAQVEANTTLGAVASLSTMQLAVAVDELDFTSVKVGQKAVVKVDAISGKTFEGEVTQISNVGTTTNGVTTYDAVISIQNTDANDLKYAMTATAEIYIQDKKDILVVPLQAVTTTKGKSTVTVKKADGTTEEKEITIGIRSKTQVEVVKGLNEGDEVVMPTRKTTTTNQQQMMGGFPGGGMPGGGFQGGGNFGGGSSGRSGRE; from the coding sequence ATGAAGGTTCGCAATAAAAAAAGATGGATCATTGTAGTATTAGCGGCGCTATTGTGTGGATCCGGCACTTATTACTATGTACATACAAGTGCCAAGCCTGCTGCTACAACAACGCAACAGACAGCTATGAAGGTGACGAAAGGCTCCATCAGCTCGACGATATCGGGGACTTCCCAGCTGCAAGCTCAAAATATGCAAAATATCGTAATTCCTGTAGACGGAATGATTAAAACGATGAATTTGACCAAGAATCAGGCCGTGAAAAAGGGTGACGTGCTCGTCGAGCTATCGGTGCCTTCGACGGAAACCAATCTGAAAGAAGCGCAGGTTAGTTTGGATCAGATGCAAAAGGACCTGGCTGAACTAGAGTCCGAGCAAAATCACATGACGGTATCCGCGCCGATCAGCGGGAAATTGACGCTCAGCTCGAATCTGGACGCGGGCAGTCAAGTGAGCAAGACAACGAAAATCGGGACGGTGTCCGACACATCGGAGTACAAGGTCAAGCTTCCTTTTACACTGCAGGAAGCCGTACAGCTGAAAAAGGGCGATTCGGTGGAGCTGTCCGTAGACGGCTACTTGCTATCGAAAGTCGGGACGGTAGACTCGATCGGACGGGAAGTTACGGCTGACGCAAACGGTAATAAAATCGTGAATGTGGAAGTCCATGTGAAGAATGACGGCACCCTCTCGGAGGGGATGAAAGTAAAAGGCAGCATCGGCAGCGGTGATGACAAGACGGAGTCCACCGATCAAGCGGCGCTTGAATATATTCGTACTTCGGCAGTATTTGCAGATGCGAGCGGTACGATCAAAACGATGAAGTTCAAAGACGGGGACACGGTGAAGCAGGGCGATCTGATTGCCTCCTTGTTCAATGACGATCTTCAGGACGAAATCATCAGTAAAGAGGCTTCCATTGAAAGCCAGAAAATTAAAGTGGACGATGCTCAGCAAAAGGTGGATCAGCTGACGATTACGGCACCTTTTGACGGCATCTTCTCCGCAGACTTTGCCAACAGCAAAACGAATGTGCTGAATAGCTATCCGGTTGGCGCGCAAGTCGAGGCAAACACGACACTAGGGGCTGTAGCGAGTCTGAGTACCATGCAGCTTGCGGTTGCGGTCGATGAGCTTGACTTTACTAGCGTGAAGGTTGGACAGAAGGCAGTCGTTAAAGTCGATGCGATCTCCGGCAAAACGTTTGAAGGTGAAGTCACGCAGATTTCTAATGTAGGTACGACTACGAATGGAGTTACCACTTATGACGCTGTGATTTCCATTCAAAATACAGACGCCAACGATTTGAAGTATGCCATGACGGCAACAGCGGAGATTTACATCCAAGACAAGAAGGATATTTTGGTAGTACCTTTGCAAGCTGTGACCACGACCAAAGGCAAGAGTACGGTAACGGTGAAGAAGGCCGATGGCACGACAGAGGAAAAAGAAATTACGATCGGCATTCGCAGCAAAACGCAAGTGGAGGTCGTGAAGGGACTTAACGAAGGCGACGAGGTCGTCATGCCGACGAGAAAGACGACGACTACCAATCAGCAGCAAATGATGGGCGGCTTCCCTGGAGGCGGTATGCCGGGCGGAGGTTTCCAAGGCGGCGGCAACTTCGGCGGTGGAAGCAGCGGGCGCAGCGGACGTGAATAA
- a CDS encoding alpha/beta fold hydrolase gives MDMLKVNGVDLAYDSFGNETDAAILLIAGLGTQMIRWTVPFCQILAERGFRVIRFDNRDAGCSTHFSHHRALDFDALAAALMSGQRPDIPYTLDDMCDDAIGLLDALSIDRAHFVGRSMGGMIAQIAASRYPERVLSLTSIMSSSGNPALPQSAPDVMAMMTKPAPNPFEDEAGFLAHSLSFAKRIAGTGYPFEEDTYRELILEEVHRAYDPGTFGRQIAAIAVSGDRRPRLATIQAPALVIHGGDDPLFVPACGEDTASAIPGSELMLIKGMGHDLPHQLYHVIADGIERTAKLSDVR, from the coding sequence ATGGACATGCTGAAAGTTAACGGCGTCGATTTGGCCTATGACAGCTTCGGTAACGAAACCGACGCGGCGATTCTCCTAATCGCCGGTCTTGGAACCCAAATGATCCGATGGACGGTTCCGTTTTGCCAAATATTAGCTGAGCGGGGCTTTCGCGTGATCCGCTTTGACAATCGCGACGCGGGCTGCTCGACGCACTTTAGCCATCATCGGGCGCTGGATTTTGACGCACTAGCGGCTGCTCTCATGTCCGGACAACGACCGGACATCCCTTATACGCTCGATGATATGTGCGACGACGCTATCGGTTTACTCGATGCCCTTTCTATTGACCGGGCACATTTCGTTGGCAGGTCGATGGGCGGAATGATCGCCCAGATTGCAGCTAGTAGGTACCCTGAACGGGTGCTATCTCTTACCTCCATTATGTCCAGTTCCGGTAATCCCGCTCTTCCGCAATCCGCCCCGGATGTTATGGCAATGATGACAAAACCGGCGCCGAATCCGTTCGAGGATGAAGCAGGATTTCTGGCGCACAGTCTCTCTTTTGCCAAACGTATCGCCGGCACCGGCTATCCGTTTGAAGAGGACACTTATCGGGAGCTTATTCTGGAGGAAGTCCATCGAGCCTACGATCCAGGCACTTTCGGACGGCAAATTGCAGCGATCGCTGTCTCCGGTGACCGTCGTCCGCGGCTAGCGACTATACAAGCCCCAGCACTTGTTATTCATGGGGGAGATGATCCCCTGTTCGTTCCGGCGTGTGGCGAGGATACGGCTTCTGCTATCCCGGGCTCCGAGCTCATGTTGATTAAGGGCATGGGACACGACCTCCCACACCAGCTGTACCATGTAATTGCCGATGGCATTGAACGAACGGCGAAGCTATCCGATGTTAGATAA
- a CDS encoding spore germination protein, with protein MAVTINFLAINVNAQDTNATVSIGEIAQNSWNSHNKNNFGNGMFFGAALTPNNLVFINDNDFIDMPVGDNDNVPSAQNQSL; from the coding sequence GTGGCCGTAACCATCAATTTTTTGGCTATTAATGTGAACGCACAGGATACGAACGCAACGGTATCGATTGGTGAAATTGCCCAAAATTCATGGAATTCGCATAACAAAAATAACTTTGGTAACGGCATGTTCTTCGGGGCCGCTTTGACTCCAAATAACTTGGTCTTTATCAACGATAATGATTTTATTGACATGCCGGTGGGCGATAACGATAACGTGCCTTCCGCTCAGAATCAATCCTTGTAA
- a CDS encoding spore germination protein, with the protein MEVTINFDQIQVKSMDSSSGIFVGQINHAYGWNSQSKSNMGFGKIGDHNVMANIESVVYDDDHVDAPMINKSVLTENKEESGAHHSEIKFAAIEVGTMDTNATVSVGESSQAGWSSQAKSNYGNGTFVGDSVLTHNKSIIKDDDVVDSPVNDQDRVSSSMIQQG; encoded by the coding sequence TTGGAGGTAACCATTAATTTTGATCAGATTCAGGTGAAGTCCATGGACAGTTCCTCGGGGATTTTTGTCGGGCAAATCAATCATGCCTACGGGTGGAATTCGCAATCCAAGAGCAACATGGGCTTTGGCAAAATCGGTGACCATAACGTGATGGCCAACATCGAAAGTGTTGTGTATGATGATGATCATGTCGATGCCCCTATGATTAACAAGAGCGTTCTTACAGAAAACAAAGAAGAGTCGGGCGCGCATCATTCAGAGATTAAATTTGCAGCCATTGAAGTTGGGACTATGGATACGAATGCAACCGTCTCCGTGGGCGAAAGCTCTCAAGCAGGATGGTCCTCCCAGGCAAAAAGCAATTACGGTAACGGCACGTTCGTTGGAGACAGCGTGCTCACACATAATAAAAGCATCATCAAAGACGATGATGTAGTAGATTCGCCTGTGAACGATCAGGATCGAGTCAGCAGCAGTATGATCCAGCAAGGATAG
- a CDS encoding DUF421 domain-containing protein, which yields MGKRSVAEMSSFDLLAILILGTTITEPIVTKRLGIASYYSVSIALIYLVLTELVQRTRLKKVLTFDPTVLIKNGDIDEKGVKKAKLTINELLGELRVKGYTRVQDVELATMEESGDISVIAKADYRPLQPSDLNLAVKQAFIPIPLIIEGQILQPNIQYLNKTEEWLMNKLASKQIKKDDLSKITLATLNQKGSVDVDFESQKGPEPDNF from the coding sequence ATGGGCAAAAGATCGGTAGCCGAAATGTCGAGCTTTGATTTACTAGCCATATTGATATTAGGGACAACCATTACTGAGCCCATTGTTACAAAACGATTAGGTATCGCCTCTTACTATTCCGTTAGCATAGCTCTCATTTACCTGGTGCTCACAGAGCTGGTGCAGCGAACAAGACTTAAAAAGGTTCTTACCTTTGATCCTACCGTACTGATAAAAAACGGGGATATCGATGAAAAGGGAGTTAAGAAAGCGAAGCTGACTATCAATGAATTGTTGGGAGAATTGCGGGTGAAGGGTTATACCCGTGTTCAGGATGTCGAATTAGCTACGATGGAGGAATCAGGAGATATCAGCGTGATTGCCAAAGCCGATTACCGTCCTCTGCAGCCAAGCGATTTGAACTTAGCGGTGAAGCAGGCATTTATTCCGATACCGTTAATTATTGAAGGACAAATTCTGCAGCCCAATATCCAATACTTAAACAAAACTGAGGAGTGGCTGATGAACAAGCTGGCGTCTAAACAAATAAAAAAAGATGACCTTTCCAAAATCACGCTAGCTACGTTGAATCAGAAAGGCAGTGTAGATGTCGATTTTGAATCTCAAAAGGGCCCAGAACCAGATAATTTCTAA
- a CDS encoding ABC transporter permease: MRAWELIQMALATIRANPLRTVLTMLGVIIGVSSVITLVAIGQGTSKAIEKQYEGLGTNLLTVNLMGNGRATQLNYDEFMQLEGTAGIQSIAPTMSKNSANVKYDRDEETYNVTGTNDRYLELQKGEMASGRFLAQADLDFRNHVAVIGSDVAKQFFGTEDPLDEELNVNGYMYTVIGVLKSKGSNTSGTSLDSAVLVPLPTMSRDFKLGSIRSAYVEAASGEQVSRVQTVLEAYLTNKFKSTSGWNIFNSSELISTRQSASSSLTNQLVAVAAISLVVGGIGIMNIMLVTVSERTREIGIRKSIGAKRRNILLQFLVEATLISGMGGLIGLLAGVGLALAWPYINPSQETSLSISVGLYAFLFSALVGVIFGLYPANKASKLKPIDALRFD, encoded by the coding sequence ATGAGAGCTTGGGAGTTAATCCAGATGGCGCTGGCAACGATCCGCGCCAATCCGCTTCGCACGGTGCTGACTATGCTGGGCGTGATCATCGGCGTCAGCTCGGTGATTACGCTGGTCGCGATCGGTCAAGGCACCTCCAAAGCGATTGAAAAGCAGTACGAAGGGCTCGGTACGAACCTCCTTACTGTGAATTTGATGGGGAACGGGCGCGCCACACAGCTGAATTACGACGAATTCATGCAGCTCGAAGGTACGGCGGGGATCCAATCCATAGCCCCAACCATGTCGAAGAACAGCGCCAATGTAAAATATGATCGTGACGAGGAAACGTACAATGTCACTGGTACCAATGACCGCTATCTGGAGCTGCAAAAAGGCGAGATGGCAAGCGGCCGGTTCCTCGCGCAAGCGGACCTGGATTTCCGCAATCACGTAGCGGTTATCGGCAGCGACGTCGCGAAACAGTTTTTCGGTACGGAAGACCCGCTCGATGAAGAGCTAAACGTGAACGGATATATGTATACCGTCATCGGCGTGCTGAAGAGCAAAGGCTCCAATACGAGCGGTACGTCGCTCGACAGCGCCGTACTTGTCCCTCTGCCGACGATGAGCCGGGACTTCAAGCTTGGTTCCATTCGCTCGGCTTATGTAGAAGCGGCTTCGGGGGAACAGGTGTCCCGCGTACAGACGGTGCTGGAAGCATATTTAACCAACAAGTTCAAGAGCACCTCAGGGTGGAACATTTTCAACTCTTCTGAATTAATCAGTACCAGACAGTCGGCTTCCAGCTCGCTAACCAATCAATTGGTTGCGGTAGCAGCGATCTCTCTGGTGGTCGGCGGTATCGGGATTATGAATATCATGCTCGTAACTGTGAGTGAGCGGACGAGGGAAATCGGTATCCGCAAGTCGATTGGTGCCAAGCGGCGCAATATCTTGCTGCAGTTCCTGGTCGAGGCGACGTTAATCAGCGGCATGGGCGGATTAATAGGGCTGTTGGCAGGTGTCGGTCTTGCCTTAGCGTGGCCGTATATCAATCCAAGTCAGGAAACGAGCCTGTCGATCAGCGTTGGCTTGTATGCGTTCCTGTTCTCCGCTTTGGTCGGCGTCATCTTCGGTCTATATCCGGCGAACAAAGCTTCTAAGCTGAAGCCAATTGATGCGCTGCGCTTCGACTAA
- a CDS encoding helix-turn-helix domain-containing protein — protein MNTPKMLHAKTTLEYLVLVNEQSYSAIGRELHITPQQFSDWIKKRRPIPQERLKALSDYFDIDESYLVDEHNFTRNLDPMNKIDIQMVLIKKTIDEGVEDKESYLERIQKLQKEKAKQIRIGRLASILHYDDEEIDRGIDQFLKEMEARIKEKRIPDTDTDSHGGAQ, from the coding sequence ATGAATACTCCAAAGATGTTACATGCGAAAACCACATTAGAATATCTCGTATTGGTCAATGAACAATCTTATTCAGCGATCGGCAGGGAGTTACATATTACTCCTCAACAATTTTCGGATTGGATTAAAAAACGCAGACCGATCCCGCAAGAAAGATTAAAAGCACTTAGTGATTATTTTGATATCGATGAATCGTATCTAGTCGATGAGCATAATTTCACAAGAAATCTTGACCCCATGAATAAGATTGATATTCAAATGGTGCTTATTAAGAAAACAATAGATGAAGGGGTTGAGGATAAGGAGTCTTATCTAGAACGGATCCAAAAGCTTCAAAAGGAAAAAGCGAAGCAAATTCGCATCGGCAGATTGGCTTCTATACTTCATTATGATGATGAAGAGATAGACAGGGGAATCGATCAATTCTTGAAAGAAATGGAAGCACGGATAAAGGAAAAACGAATTCCCGATACTGATACCGATTCACACGGAGGTGCACAATGA
- a CDS encoding ABC transporter ATP-binding protein: MNMIELNQITKSYTRGEETLQILKGISLSIVEGDFVAIIGPSGSGKSTLMNTIGLLDSPTSGTYMLDGVATENMSDNGLAELRNRKIGFIFQQFNLLPRLTAIENVELPMIYAGIPAKQRRERAQLMLEKLGMGQRGHHKPSELSGGQQQRVAISRALAISPSLILADEPTGALDSKTGIEVLELIQQLNEQGNTIVLITHDNHIADNARRVVTLRDGEIIKDVRNQPLPAQVSKQEALV; encoded by the coding sequence ATGAATATGATCGAACTGAATCAGATCACGAAGAGTTATACGCGCGGTGAAGAAACGCTGCAAATTCTAAAGGGAATTTCGCTAAGCATCGTGGAGGGCGACTTTGTAGCGATTATCGGTCCCAGCGGCTCCGGTAAATCTACGCTTATGAATACGATCGGTTTGCTAGATTCCCCGACCTCGGGCACGTACATGCTAGATGGCGTTGCTACCGAGAACATGTCCGACAATGGGCTGGCGGAGCTGAGGAACCGTAAGATCGGCTTCATTTTTCAGCAGTTTAATTTGCTTCCCAGACTTACCGCTATCGAAAATGTAGAGCTTCCTATGATTTATGCTGGCATTCCGGCTAAACAGCGCCGCGAGCGGGCGCAGCTGATGCTTGAGAAGCTGGGCATGGGCCAGCGCGGTCACCATAAGCCGAGTGAGCTTTCGGGCGGCCAACAGCAGCGGGTTGCTATCTCCAGAGCGCTAGCCATCTCGCCGTCGCTCATCCTGGCGGATGAACCAACAGGAGCTCTCGATTCCAAGACAGGCATCGAGGTGCTGGAGCTGATTCAACAGTTGAATGAACAGGGCAATACGATTGTCCTGATTACCCACGATAATCACATTGCCGATAATGCGCGGAGAGTCGTAACCCTCAGGGACGGAGAGATCATCAAGGATGTGCGGAATCAGCCGCTTCCCGCTCAGGTAAGCAAACAGGAGGCGTTGGTATGA